The DNA sequence TCTTCGTAATCTTCCTGGAAGTTTTGCGCACCTCTTTCGAATCACTGCAGAGAAATACGATGCGGACGTGATTCTACTCGATCTAAGCCCTGGGTTGGGTGCGATCAATCAAAACCTAGTCGCCACCGCTGACTACTTCCTAGTTCCCTGTAGCCCTGACGTGTTCTCTGTGATGGCCGTGGATTCGCTGTCACGTGTCGTGCCTCGCTGGACCGAGTGGGCAAATAGGGCTGCGAAGCTTGAGGTTCTTACCGAAGCGGATTACCCGTTCCCGGCTCCGGACTTGAAGTTTCTTGGAGTGCTCGTACAACGCTTTCGTTTGAAGAGCGGGAAACCCACTCGAGCTTTTCAGGATTATTTCAATAAGCTGAACGCAGCGGTTGTTCAAACACTTGCCCCCGCGCTCAGTAGGGCCGGGATTATGCTTGACGCCGCTACCTATACGGATGCGGGTATGGACAGTCACTATGTGCTCGCGGAGATTTCGGACTTTAACACGCTTATCGCACACTCGCAGCGAACGCGGAAGCCTGTTTTCACCCTCACGCAAGAAGACGTGGGAAGGCAAGGACGTTTGTGGGGGAACACTCAAGCAAGCATCGCCAACTTCCGCCGCACCTTTGAAGAGTTGGCAACCAAGATTAGTAAACTGACGCATGATGGGAAATAAGGGTGAGTGGCCACCGTCTCCAGCAATTCGAGACAAATATCGGTAGAGCACGAGAGTTGGTGGGCTTAGGCCAGTCTTTAGTTGGAATAACCGTAGGCGGTGTGGATGCTACGGATATGTTCCGAGCTGGCCTTGTGCAATCAGTAGCGGCGATTGATGCTTATGTCCATGGCGTAGTGCTCGATTATGCGGTGGACATTTTGTCCGGGCGACGTCAAGCGGGTAGCGCTACACAGATTGGTTTGCATTTCGGCGCGGTGAGCGACATGATTGGTGCACCGACTCCGACCGATCTCGAGTTGCGCGCACGTGTGCACGTTGCTGAGCGGCTCGGT is a window from the Saccharothrix saharensis genome containing:
- a CDS encoding ParA family protein — encoded protein: MAIKIALFNNKGGVSKTTTCFNLGWMLAEQGKRVIMVDADPQCNLTGMVLDLSGEDALEDFYRENPGRNLKEALEPAFKSRPVPLRAVDCVEVPNRDGLFLIPGHVALAEDETSLGIAQQLSESLQGLRNLPGSFAHLFRITAEKYDADVILLDLSPGLGAINQNLVATADYFLVPCSPDVFSVMAVDSLSRVVPRWTEWANRAAKLEVLTEADYPFPAPDLKFLGVLVQRFRLKSGKPTRAFQDYFNKLNAAVVQTLAPALSRAGIMLDAATYTDAGMDSHYVLAEISDFNTLIAHSQRTRKPVFTLTQEDVGRQGRLWGNTQASIANFRRTFEELATKISKLTHDGK